The Aureispira anguillae genome contains a region encoding:
- a CDS encoding TetR/AcrR family transcriptional regulator, protein MNHVDELTKILDASEILFRKYGIRSVTMADIARDLGMSKKTLYLYIENKHDLVSKVMKRHIIQDQDMCCRIQKESENALDELLKVSLYVQQQVKEINPSLIFDLQKYHRPIWEMMDNFHRKDIVHMVENNLRGGVEEGVYRDNLNVELVSRLYVSLMLTLSDNELFPVTQFPTHVLHKEFIRYHICGIVSDKGRIQLREMLDSLDPTGEIY, encoded by the coding sequence ATGAATCATGTGGATGAGTTAACAAAAATATTAGATGCCTCTGAAATTCTATTTAGAAAGTATGGAATACGTAGTGTTACAATGGCAGATATAGCAAGAGACCTAGGAATGTCTAAAAAGACACTATATCTATACATAGAAAATAAGCACGATTTGGTTTCTAAAGTAATGAAAAGGCATATTATACAAGATCAAGATATGTGCTGTAGGATTCAAAAAGAATCAGAAAATGCTTTAGACGAATTATTAAAAGTGAGTTTATATGTACAGCAACAAGTAAAGGAGATTAACCCTTCTTTGATTTTTGATTTGCAAAAATACCATAGACCAATATGGGAAATGATGGATAATTTTCATCGTAAGGATATTGTACATATGGTAGAAAATAATTTGAGAGGAGGAGTAGAAGAAGGAGTCTATCGAGATAATCTGAATGTTGAGTTAGTATCTAGGTTATATGTTAGTTTGATGTTGACACTTTCAGACAACGAATTGTTTCCAGTGACTCAGTTTCCTACTCATGTTTTGCACAAAGAATTTATACGATATCATATATGTGGAATTGTTTCCGATAAAGGACGCATCCAATTAAGAGAAATGCTAGATAGTTTAGATCCAACAGGTGAGATCTATTAA
- a CDS encoding TolC family protein, producing the protein MKKLNSLLIVLVMAIGMLQAQEADQFSLSEAVTYAQTRSNSVRTAELDIAKSKAEVQEYTAIGIPKLNGGAEYNYFIHLPTQLIPNDAFAFEIPGIPLPKPEPGYTETKFGTRNQLTFSLNLSTLVFDGSYFVGLKASRGLLAMTKRQADLTKYDIKHTVVKAYLQVLIAEENKGVLLRNIENLKKMKAETQAFLDNGMVEQLDVDRLDLSLSNLQVELEALARQTELAYNVLKFQMNYPLDKEIQLTNKLDDIMALPDANDLEGEVAYDQRIETDILNQTIHLNELNVKRYTMGYLPSLSAFASHQQVLQRDDLFDANSPGFFPTTLVGLKLDVPIFDGFDKAAKIKKSKIDVAKYKLQLEDLKRSIKLQVVNSRAIYNNARERLENQDKNLALAEKILNTTRIKYREGVGSSLEMSQAEQELYRTQANRLNALYELVVAKADLDKALGK; encoded by the coding sequence ATGAAAAAACTAAACAGTTTATTAATTGTTTTGGTGATGGCAATCGGAATGCTACAAGCACAGGAGGCAGATCAGTTTTCTTTATCGGAAGCTGTTACCTATGCGCAAACTAGAAGCAACAGTGTTCGAACAGCAGAACTCGATATTGCAAAATCCAAGGCAGAAGTACAAGAATATACTGCCATTGGTATCCCAAAGCTAAATGGTGGAGCCGAATACAATTATTTTATCCACCTTCCTACCCAATTGATTCCCAATGATGCATTTGCATTTGAGATTCCAGGAATTCCGCTTCCTAAGCCAGAACCAGGTTATACTGAAACAAAGTTTGGAACTCGAAATCAATTAACATTCTCTCTGAACCTAAGTACCTTGGTTTTTGATGGTTCTTATTTTGTTGGGTTAAAAGCATCTAGAGGCTTGTTGGCAATGACAAAACGTCAAGCAGATTTAACAAAATATGACATTAAACATACTGTAGTAAAGGCTTATTTACAAGTATTAATTGCAGAAGAAAACAAAGGGGTGTTGCTACGCAATATAGAGAACCTCAAAAAAATGAAAGCGGAAACGCAAGCGTTTTTAGACAATGGAATGGTTGAACAATTGGATGTGGATCGTTTGGATCTTTCCCTATCTAATTTGCAAGTAGAACTAGAGGCACTTGCTCGTCAAACAGAGTTGGCTTATAATGTATTAAAGTTTCAAATGAATTACCCTTTGGATAAAGAAATCCAATTGACCAACAAATTAGATGATATTATGGCTTTGCCAGATGCCAATGATTTGGAGGGAGAAGTTGCATACGACCAGCGTATTGAAACAGATATATTGAATCAAACCATCCACTTAAATGAATTAAATGTCAAGCGTTATACGATGGGCTATTTGCCTAGTTTATCTGCTTTTGCATCGCATCAACAAGTCTTGCAAAGAGATGATTTATTTGATGCTAATTCTCCTGGATTTTTCCCTACTACACTTGTTGGTTTAAAACTAGATGTGCCTATTTTTGATGGCTTTGACAAAGCTGCAAAAATCAAGAAATCTAAAATTGATGTAGCTAAATATAAATTGCAATTAGAGGATTTAAAAAGAAGTATTAAACTTCAAGTTGTTAACTCTAGAGCAATTTATAACAATGCTAGAGAGCGTTTAGAAAACCAAGACAAAAACTTAGCATTGGCCGAAAAAATTCTTAATACAACTAGAATCAAATATCGTGAAGGAGTAGGCTCTAGTTTAGAAATGTCCCAAGCAGAACAAGAACTCTATAGAACGCAAGCCAATCGCTTAAATGCTTTGTATGAGTTGGTTGTTGCCAAGGCGGATTTGGATAAAGCCTTAGGGAAATAA
- a CDS encoding efflux RND transporter periplasmic adaptor subunit, whose protein sequence is MKNTLYLFAFAYLMLAVACGSESEVSNEAPKTLDEARKVLKEKRRVLKTLRGEISDVEAIIAKLDPNANKKKEVPVTVAKVTIKDFNHFVEVQGNVVPAEDPGMASSETGGRIVELKVKEGQYVKKGDLIAKINLESIKKSIAQLDESLSLAQDIFKRQENLWKQKIGSEVQFLQAKSQVESLLKNKESMEYELTKANVYAPISGYVDMVMAKEGEMAGPGAPIVQILNTQKLKVVAAIPEIYLGKVKRGESVLLKFPALKEEQKGRVMTIGRIINPANRTFEVEAAVNSRNGLLKPNLLATMLVNDYEVKDAIVVPDQLILQDVSGADYVMVLEGNKAVKKVVKMGKGYNNETIIKTGLTGEETLLIKGARQVSDGDWVKVLPE, encoded by the coding sequence ATGAAAAATACACTATATCTTTTTGCTTTTGCCTATTTAATGTTGGCAGTTGCTTGTGGTAGTGAAAGTGAGGTGAGCAATGAAGCGCCTAAAACACTAGATGAAGCACGCAAAGTATTAAAAGAAAAACGTCGAGTACTCAAAACACTCAGAGGTGAAATTTCTGATGTTGAGGCTATTATCGCAAAATTGGACCCCAATGCCAATAAGAAAAAAGAAGTACCAGTGACGGTTGCTAAGGTGACTATTAAGGACTTTAACCACTTTGTTGAAGTTCAGGGGAATGTCGTTCCTGCTGAGGACCCTGGTATGGCAAGTAGCGAAACAGGAGGAAGAATTGTAGAGTTGAAGGTAAAGGAAGGGCAGTATGTCAAGAAAGGAGATTTGATTGCTAAGATAAATTTGGAAAGCATCAAAAAGAGCATTGCTCAATTGGATGAATCACTGTCGTTGGCACAAGATATTTTTAAGCGCCAAGAAAATCTTTGGAAGCAAAAAATTGGTTCGGAAGTTCAGTTCTTACAAGCTAAAAGCCAAGTAGAATCTCTATTAAAAAATAAAGAAAGCATGGAGTATGAACTAACCAAAGCCAATGTTTATGCCCCTATTAGTGGCTATGTTGATATGGTAATGGCCAAGGAAGGGGAAATGGCTGGTCCTGGAGCTCCTATTGTTCAAATTTTGAATACTCAAAAACTAAAAGTGGTTGCTGCTATTCCTGAAATTTACCTTGGTAAAGTAAAAAGAGGAGAGAGCGTTCTACTTAAATTTCCTGCATTAAAAGAGGAGCAAAAGGGACGTGTGATGACCATCGGTCGTATTATTAATCCTGCTAATAGAACTTTTGAAGTAGAGGCAGCTGTGAATAGTAGAAACGGTTTGCTAAAGCCAAACCTGTTGGCGACTATGTTGGTTAATGATTATGAGGTTAAAGATGCTATTGTTGTTCCTGATCAATTGATTCTCCAAGATGTTAGTGGTGCAGATTATGTAATGGTTTTGGAGGGGAATAAGGCGGTTAAAAAGGTCGTGAAGATGGGAAAAGGTTATAATAATGAAACGATTATAAAAACAGGTTTGACAGGAGAAGAAACCTTATTAATCAAAGGTGCTAGACAAGTCTCTGATGGTGATTGGGTAAAAGTATTACCTGAATAA
- a CDS encoding efflux RND transporter permease subunit — translation MSDNNKLYRNFRATSFAVDNATSIFLLTVMILLFGVQSYNTMPKEQFPEIVIPTIYVATTYAGNSAEDMETLVTIPIEKELASINGVKKMDGNSINDFSNIIVEFNTTVEVDKALQDVKDAVDKAKGDKDFPKDLTAGPNVFEINFSEFPIMTVNLSGDYSNDELRSFGEYLQTEIEKLSEISEVKLKGTSEKEIQIDVDWKQMQAKQISFDDIANAIAMENITMSAGERNFNGFNRSVRVVGEFKTIEDIENIIIKSEFQNAVFIKDVAKVVEGVATPTSIARSDRLPVVSLDVIKRAGENLLSASDQIKEIVEKAKANKFPDELKVTIFNDQSINTRDQVANLQNSIISGVILVVLVLLFFLGLRNAMFVGLAIPLSMLMGILILNIMGITLNVIVLFSLILALGMLVDNSIVVVENIYRYMQEGYSGIDASKKAAGEVAMPIIASTATTLAAFVPLMFWPGIMGEFMGYLPLTLIIVLSSSLFVALVLTPVFASVLMKIDSNELVRENEKGKMINNLLAAGGMLVGAIIMHMNGVMWLRNALGMAMILSLATYFILRPGAVIFQTKVLPWLENGYDRFIHFVLKGIMPLVTFIGVILLLFTSISLLSSNPPKTVFFPETDPLYINAFVELPIGSDIHSTNALMQELEGKVDRSIKTFKDAGIVDAVLSQIGENTSDPAAPPEPGATPNKARITVAFVSSDKRKGLSTFDAMDSIRAALTGYAGVSLVVDRNAEGPPTGKPINLEISGDDKSMRELTIVADDVLRHLESLNVPGVEELNMNISSKVQQDIIEVDREASRRYGLSTLDIAKSLNTALYGREVSKFKDGEDEYPIILRFNEEYRNNNEALMNQMVTFRNMDAGGRIVQVPISAVARKRPSSTYSAVKRKNEKRTITIYSNILEGFNPNEVVEELKQAMEEYADVNLGESYTYVFTGEQEEMAENMAFLSQALLIAIFAIFLILVSQFNSFVSPFIIILSIVFSTIGVLLGYWGTGMDLVVIMTGIGIISLAGIVVNNAIVLIDYINFLQSREKKETGKKYLSDDEVKLSIMMGGKTRLRPVLLTAITTVLGLIPLAIGFNFDFGSFLTELDPNIFIGGDNAVMWGAMSWTIVYGLVFATFLTLVVVPVMYWLFYKITKFVKGLFGFEH, via the coding sequence ATGAGCGATAATAATAAATTATATAGAAATTTTAGAGCGACCTCCTTTGCAGTAGATAATGCAACGAGTATCTTCTTGTTGACCGTTATGATCTTGCTGTTTGGAGTTCAATCGTATAACACAATGCCCAAGGAACAGTTTCCTGAAATTGTAATTCCTACAATTTATGTGGCAACAACCTATGCTGGAAACTCAGCAGAGGATATGGAAACGTTGGTTACCATTCCAATTGAGAAAGAACTGGCCTCAATTAATGGGGTGAAAAAAATGGATGGGAACTCTATCAATGACTTTTCAAATATTATTGTAGAGTTTAATACAACCGTTGAAGTAGATAAAGCATTGCAAGATGTAAAAGATGCCGTAGACAAAGCCAAAGGAGACAAAGATTTTCCTAAGGATTTGACTGCTGGACCAAATGTTTTTGAAATTAACTTTTCGGAGTTCCCTATTATGACGGTCAATCTGTCTGGAGACTACTCCAATGACGAATTGCGTTCTTTTGGCGAATATTTACAAACTGAAATTGAGAAACTTTCGGAAATATCAGAGGTAAAACTAAAAGGAACTTCAGAGAAAGAAATTCAAATTGATGTAGATTGGAAGCAAATGCAAGCCAAGCAGATTAGTTTTGATGACATCGCCAATGCGATTGCAATGGAAAACATTACTATGTCTGCGGGAGAACGTAATTTTAATGGCTTTAACCGTTCCGTAAGAGTAGTGGGGGAGTTCAAGACCATAGAAGATATTGAAAATATCATTATTAAAAGTGAATTCCAAAATGCTGTCTTTATCAAGGACGTAGCCAAGGTTGTAGAAGGGGTTGCTACTCCAACTAGTATTGCCCGTTCCGACCGATTGCCTGTTGTTTCTTTAGATGTTATCAAACGAGCAGGCGAGAACCTACTTTCGGCATCGGATCAAATCAAGGAAATTGTAGAGAAGGCAAAAGCCAATAAATTTCCAGATGAATTGAAAGTGACCATCTTTAACGATCAATCTATTAATACTAGGGATCAGGTGGCTAACTTGCAGAATAGTATTATCTCTGGGGTAATTTTGGTGGTCTTGGTTTTACTATTCTTCCTAGGGCTTAGAAATGCCATGTTTGTCGGTTTGGCGATTCCATTATCAATGTTGATGGGAATTTTAATCCTAAACATTATGGGAATTACCCTAAATGTAATTGTATTATTCTCTTTGATTTTGGCTTTGGGAATGTTGGTAGACAACTCTATTGTTGTGGTGGAGAACATTTATCGATACATGCAAGAAGGTTATTCGGGGATAGATGCCTCCAAGAAAGCAGCGGGAGAGGTTGCTATGCCAATTATTGCTTCTACTGCAACTACCTTAGCTGCCTTTGTGCCGTTGATGTTTTGGCCTGGTATAATGGGAGAGTTTATGGGCTATTTGCCACTGACATTGATTATTGTATTGAGTTCTTCCTTGTTTGTGGCTTTGGTTTTAACTCCTGTATTTGCTTCCGTCCTGATGAAAATAGATTCCAACGAATTGGTGCGAGAGAATGAAAAGGGGAAAATGATTAACAACCTATTAGCCGCTGGAGGGATGTTGGTAGGAGCAATTATTATGCACATGAATGGTGTTATGTGGTTGCGAAATGCTTTGGGGATGGCAATGATACTAAGCTTGGCAACGTATTTTATACTAAGACCTGGTGCTGTAATTTTTCAAACTAAAGTACTTCCATGGTTAGAAAATGGATATGACCGCTTCATTCATTTTGTCCTAAAAGGCATTATGCCATTGGTTACTTTTATCGGAGTTATTTTATTGCTATTTACTTCTATTTCTTTATTGAGTAGCAATCCTCCTAAAACGGTCTTTTTTCCAGAAACAGATCCTCTATACATCAATGCTTTTGTTGAATTACCAATTGGTAGTGATATACATAGTACGAATGCATTAATGCAAGAATTGGAGGGCAAGGTGGATCGATCCATTAAGACCTTTAAGGATGCAGGAATTGTAGATGCAGTATTATCACAAATTGGAGAAAATACATCAGATCCAGCAGCTCCACCAGAGCCAGGAGCAACACCAAACAAAGCTCGTATTACGGTTGCTTTTGTATCTTCTGATAAGCGAAAAGGCTTATCTACCTTTGATGCAATGGATTCCATTCGTGCTGCACTGACAGGATATGCTGGTGTTTCGTTGGTGGTGGATCGAAATGCAGAGGGACCTCCAACAGGAAAGCCAATTAACTTGGAAATTTCTGGAGATGATAAATCTATGAGGGAGTTAACAATTGTTGCAGATGATGTGCTAAGACATCTAGAATCCTTGAATGTACCAGGAGTAGAGGAGTTGAATATGAATATTTCTTCTAAGGTTCAACAGGACATTATTGAGGTAGATCGAGAGGCTTCTAGACGTTATGGTTTATCTACGTTGGATATTGCAAAATCATTGAATACTGCATTGTATGGGCGAGAAGTGAGCAAATTTAAAGATGGAGAAGATGAGTATCCAATTATCTTGAGATTTAATGAGGAGTATCGAAATAACAATGAGGCGCTCATGAATCAAATGGTTACGTTTAGAAATATGGATGCAGGAGGACGTATTGTTCAGGTTCCTATTTCGGCAGTGGCTCGCAAGCGTCCTAGTTCTACTTATAGTGCTGTTAAACGCAAAAACGAGAAACGTACCATTACCATTTATTCTAATATCTTAGAAGGGTTTAATCCTAATGAAGTAGTCGAAGAGCTTAAACAAGCTATGGAAGAATATGCAGATGTAAACTTAGGAGAGTCTTATACTTATGTATTTACAGGAGAGCAAGAGGAAATGGCAGAAAACATGGCTTTTTTAAGCCAAGCATTATTGATTGCCATCTTTGCAATCTTCTTGATTTTAGTGTCTCAATTTAACTCTTTTGTATCACCATTTATCATTATTCTCTCTATTGTCTTTAGTACCATTGGTGTACTTTTAGGTTATTGGGGAACAGGAATGGATTTGGTGGTTATTATGACAGGGATTGGTATTATATCCTTGGCAGGAATTGTGGTAAATAATGCCATTGTATTGATTGACTACATCAACTTTTTGCAATCTAGAGAAAAGAAAGAAACAGGGAAAAAATACCTATCGGATGATGAGGTTAAGTTGTCGATTATGATGGGAGGAAAAACCCGTTTAAGACCAGTATTGCTAACGGCTATAACGACTGTTTTAGGTCTGATTCCTTTGGCAATTGGATTTAACTTTGATTTTGGTTCTTTCTTAACAGAATTAGATCCCAACATTTTTATTGGAGGTGATAATGCTGTAATGTGGGGGGCAATGTCTTGGACCATTGTTTATGGTTTGGTTTTCGCTACTTTCTTGACCTTGGTTGTTGTACCCGTTATGTATTGGTTATTTTATAAAATAACAAAATTTGTTAAGGGGCTATTTGGCTTTGAGCATTAG
- a CDS encoding energy transducer TonB, with amino-acid sequence MKTFYCFIFLLFYSSWSWAQDNNSDNALFTVVEQMPRFAGCEALEEEQAKKSCADQKLLQYIYTNIRVPPHLDKTIISSKLVISFIVDKQGQVIEPTIIRSVHPDLDALYIDLVKNMPKWIPGKHNGKAVNVKIMFPIQLCFR; translated from the coding sequence ATGAAAACATTCTATTGTTTTATTTTTCTTCTATTCTATAGTTCATGGAGTTGGGCGCAAGACAATAACTCAGATAATGCCCTATTTACTGTTGTAGAACAAATGCCTCGTTTTGCAGGTTGTGAGGCACTAGAAGAAGAACAGGCTAAAAAAAGTTGTGCCGACCAAAAATTGCTACAATATATTTATACCAATATTCGGGTTCCACCTCATTTAGATAAAACCATCATCAGTTCTAAATTGGTTATATCTTTTATTGTTGATAAACAAGGACAAGTCATTGAACCAACCATCATTAGGAGCGTGCATCCTGATTTAGATGCTCTTTATATTGATTTGGTTAAAAACATGCCCAAATGGATTCCAGGAAAACACAATGGCAAAGCAGTTAATGTAAAAATAATGTTTCCTATTCAGCTTTGTTTTCGATAA
- a CDS encoding S24 family peptidase, with protein MNNLAFYIQGNSMAPTISNGDMVICRELEPFESIEENELYAIITTSGIVMVKRIQKVRRNGNSQIIQLKLADDNQPEKSAFKIPTCNIRTLLKVEEKLTATA; from the coding sequence ATGAATAATCTAGCTTTTTACATCCAAGGAAACTCTATGGCACCAACTATTTCTAATGGAGATATGGTCATCTGTAGAGAACTAGAACCATTTGAAAGCATTGAAGAAAATGAACTTTATGCCATCATTACTACTTCAGGTATTGTGATGGTTAAACGGATTCAAAAAGTTCGTAGAAATGGAAATAGTCAAATTATACAGCTAAAATTAGCAGACGACAATCAACCTGAAAAATCTGCTTTTAAAATCCCAACTTGTAACATTAGAACTTTGCTAAAAGTTGAGGAAAAATTGACTGCAACAGCTTAA
- a CDS encoding S24 family peptidase: protein MTEKELLNERFKIIFQHLVDKGEIVKSSRNKGMSSFAEKIMGNKSYGHIIRAYLKEGDSRTITYTQAKRLVKYYHVNWSYMFDGVGEIFAADNVLSSEENSPPKEGLAGSPKSDDVYTKTNVPKHKTNIVFSSISAFASSTVDVGVHENSERFYIPGMQGEHIAFYIKGESMTPTIADGDMVICRSLDSHERIVENEIYAIVTSSGNVMVKRVQKILNKYKQVQGIKCISDNYLEHDPFTLSINEVRKLLKVERKLTEIGL, encoded by the coding sequence ATGACTGAAAAAGAATTGCTAAATGAACGGTTCAAAATAATATTCCAACATCTAGTAGATAAGGGAGAAATTGTGAAAAGTTCTAGAAATAAGGGCATGTCTAGTTTTGCCGAAAAAATCATGGGCAATAAAAGTTATGGGCATATCATAAGAGCTTATTTAAAAGAGGGAGATAGTAGAACAATTACCTATACACAAGCCAAACGATTGGTAAAGTATTATCATGTCAATTGGTCTTATATGTTTGATGGAGTAGGAGAGATATTTGCTGCTGATAATGTCCTCAGTTCTGAAGAAAATTCACCTCCCAAAGAAGGGCTGGCAGGTTCTCCTAAATCAGATGATGTTTACACAAAAACCAATGTTCCCAAACATAAAACCAACATTGTGTTTTCTAGTATCTCAGCATTTGCTAGTAGTACAGTAGATGTAGGAGTACATGAGAATTCTGAACGTTTTTATATTCCTGGAATGCAAGGAGAGCATATTGCTTTCTATATCAAAGGGGAATCTATGACCCCAACAATTGCAGATGGAGACATGGTTATCTGTCGTTCATTGGATTCGCATGAGCGCATTGTAGAAAATGAAATTTATGCGATTGTAACTTCTAGTGGGAATGTTATGGTTAAACGAGTTCAAAAGATACTAAACAAATACAAACAGGTGCAAGGCATCAAATGTATTTCTGACAATTACTTGGAACATGATCCATTTACCCTATCTATTAATGAAGTTCGAAAATTATTAAAAGTTGAACGTAAATTGACAGAGATAGGGCTCTAA
- a CDS encoding START domain-containing protein yields MKYQILTLFFIVSSLSNSIFAQEWSLAKEKNGVKVYTRKIEGWGIKEYKAEMTVKSSFWDVVKTLKDVRSRSEWLHNTIEIREIGASEKDLVTIYTKVDAPWPVADRDNITRFAFSYPSANRAHIKMTILKSHEKAPIYSGVVRVERLQGHWIIQDKGNGYVSVVQQCVAEPGGSLPDWVVNSAVVDTPLQSMSNLKTYLEKG; encoded by the coding sequence ATGAAATACCAAATTCTGACCCTCTTTTTTATTGTCTCTTCTTTGTCCAATTCAATTTTTGCTCAAGAATGGTCCTTAGCTAAAGAAAAGAATGGAGTAAAAGTGTATACTCGAAAAATTGAGGGCTGGGGAATAAAAGAATATAAGGCAGAAATGACTGTAAAATCCAGTTTTTGGGACGTTGTAAAAACCTTAAAAGATGTACGAAGTCGTTCTGAGTGGTTGCACAATACCATTGAAATAAGGGAAATAGGTGCTTCAGAGAAAGATTTGGTTACTATTTATACCAAGGTTGATGCTCCTTGGCCAGTTGCGGATCGGGACAATATTACTCGATTTGCATTTTCTTACCCTTCTGCCAATCGTGCTCATATTAAAATGACGATTCTAAAGTCTCATGAAAAAGCTCCTATTTATAGTGGAGTGGTTCGAGTAGAACGATTACAAGGGCATTGGATCATTCAAGATAAAGGAAATGGATATGTTTCTGTTGTACAACAATGTGTTGCAGAGCCAGGAGGAAGCCTTCCAGATTGGGTTGTTAATTCGGCGGTCGTCGATACTCCTTTGCAATCTATGTCTAATCTCAAAACGTATCTTGAAAAGGGATAA
- a CDS encoding polyprenyl synthetase family protein — protein sequence MIKSLSNIKAPIDAEIKEFHHRFKEAMKSDVPLLDTVTNFIVRRKGKQMRPMFIFLSAKICGEINDLTYHAASLVELLHTATLIHDDVVDDSMQRRGFFSLNALWGNKISVLVGDYLLSKGLLLSIENNAINLLKITSNAVQEMSEGELLQIEKARRLDIKEEVYFKIIRKKTASLIASACASGAASTTDDPVVIQKMHDFGEKIGIAFQIRDDLFDFGDGDAGKPQGNDIQEKKMTLPLIHALNTTNKEQRNYIINIIKNENTNPKKIREVTDFVLASPGIEYTRQMMYKYRSEAFDILRTLPFSDARESLEDLVNYVTERKK from the coding sequence ATGATAAAATCATTGTCTAACATAAAAGCACCTATTGACGCTGAAATCAAGGAATTTCATCACCGTTTCAAAGAAGCGATGAAAAGTGATGTTCCTTTATTAGATACCGTTACCAACTTCATTGTACGAAGAAAAGGCAAGCAGATGCGCCCCATGTTCATTTTTTTGAGTGCTAAAATTTGTGGAGAGATCAATGACTTGACGTATCATGCAGCAAGTTTAGTTGAATTGTTACACACAGCAACGCTTATCCATGATGATGTAGTAGATGACTCTATGCAACGCCGAGGTTTTTTCTCTTTGAATGCGCTTTGGGGCAACAAAATTTCTGTCTTGGTTGGCGATTACTTATTGTCTAAGGGCTTGTTGTTATCCATTGAGAACAATGCCATCAATTTGCTAAAAATCACCTCCAATGCCGTTCAAGAAATGAGTGAGGGAGAGTTACTGCAAATAGAAAAAGCACGCCGTCTGGATATTAAAGAAGAAGTTTACTTTAAAATTATACGCAAAAAAACAGCCTCATTAATTGCCTCTGCTTGTGCTAGTGGTGCCGCTTCTACTACTGACGACCCTGTTGTAATCCAAAAAATGCACGACTTTGGAGAAAAGATAGGGATTGCCTTTCAAATTAGAGATGACTTATTTGATTTTGGAGATGGGGATGCAGGTAAGCCCCAAGGCAATGATATACAGGAAAAGAAAATGACGTTGCCACTAATACACGCCCTTAATACCACCAATAAAGAACAGCGCAATTACATCATCAACATCATCAAAAACGAAAACACCAATCCTAAAAAAATTCGAGAAGTGACCGATTTTGTTTTGGCGAGTCCAGGAATTGAATACACTCGACAAATGATGTATAAATACCGCTCTGAAGCGTTTGATATTTTAAGAACCTTGCCTTTCTCTGATGCTAGAGAATCCTTAGAAGATTTAGTAAATTATGTAACCGAACGAAAAAAATAG
- a CDS encoding DUF1801 domain-containing protein, with protein MKTEIAEIRDHLVDLLKIHQANFTITSDQIEKFEVTGTIKTMQGKKQVDGIYFATVIPKPKDVRLYFFPIYTHVDQFKNLPENLRKCLKGKSCFHIKKMDDALEVAIKELIDKGVQIYQEVGWLTTL; from the coding sequence ATGAAAACAGAAATCGCTGAGATAAGAGATCATTTGGTTGATTTATTAAAAATTCATCAAGCCAACTTCACAATAACTTCCGATCAAATTGAAAAATTTGAAGTAACAGGTACGATTAAAACGATGCAAGGCAAAAAGCAAGTAGATGGCATCTATTTTGCAACCGTTATCCCCAAACCCAAAGATGTTCGTTTGTACTTTTTTCCTATTTATACGCATGTAGATCAATTCAAAAACTTGCCTGAAAACCTTCGAAAATGCCTAAAAGGAAAAAGCTGTTTTCATATCAAAAAAATGGATGATGCACTAGAAGTTGCCATCAAAGAACTTATAGATAAAGGGGTTCAAATTTATCAGGAAGTAGGTTGGTTAACAACTTTGTAA